A region from the Spirochaeta thermophila DSM 6192 genome encodes:
- the pth gene encoding aminoacyl-tRNA hydrolase produces MVGLGNPGRRYALTRHNVGWWTVERIASTHLHAPFKEKALWAEARGTIKGREVVLIKPLTYMNRSGAIFSHLLVDRTWLPRHLVVVCDQVDLTPGNGRLRIGGGHAGHNGLKSIIQHLGSPHFVRYYVGVGRPPEGEDLADYVLSVPPREERERIEETVLRFVEHLPRLIEEEVESVMEVLNRRYY; encoded by the coding sequence ATCGTCGGTCTTGGTAATCCCGGCAGGCGTTATGCGCTCACACGGCACAATGTAGGATGGTGGACCGTGGAGCGCATAGCGTCCACCCATTTGCATGCCCCTTTCAAGGAGAAAGCTCTGTGGGCTGAGGCCCGAGGGACGATCAAGGGGCGGGAGGTGGTCCTCATAAAGCCCCTCACCTACATGAACAGATCCGGTGCGATCTTCTCACATCTACTCGTTGATCGAACGTGGCTTCCCCGGCATCTCGTCGTGGTGTGCGATCAAGTCGATCTCACGCCGGGAAACGGCAGGTTGAGGATCGGAGGGGGACACGCAGGACACAACGGTCTCAAATCGATCATTCAGCACCTCGGTTCTCCTCACTTCGTCCGGTACTATGTGGGGGTGGGACGTCCTCCAGAAGGGGAGGACCTCGCGGACTATGTGCTCTCTGTGCCTCCGCGGGAAGAAAGGGAGAGGATCGAGGAAACGGTACTCCGTTTTGTGGAGCATCTTCCCCGTCTCATCGAGGAAGAGGTGGAGAGTGTCATGGAGGTCCTCAACCGGCGGTACTACTGA
- the tilS gene encoding tRNA lysidine(34) synthetase TilS, giving the protein MLEKVYTFFKGFDHVEGAVVLVACSGGPDSTALLHSLFLLRQRLNLTLKVVYLDHGIRPRSERDQEYRFVMSLAETRDLPSHIKRLPEGWILHRAKASKKSVEEVAREERYAFFEELLSKGEGDYVALGHTRDDQVETVVFRFLRGSDPLALRGMSPVRDRYLRPLLSCSRSEVLSFLQEQGLSYLEDSSNEKDAYDRNFLRIHVLPVLEKRFPGWTKAVVALSEKAELYHRYLERRDPVGGFPIEETPSGLRVPFHLVSRADPLERYLLFYRLYQVFMSREGTSESEELPFWHIRPYVWHPESLWDGIVVGRGVMMRREGEYLVVRSHVVLHGENGYFVVIEKEGEFRLTDELRMEVRCGRHIPFEKGRPGANEMVLPVGTYVCRSRKAGDAVARGSLRRSVHKVFQMWNLPPHLRCSVPVLEAPGKGIVAILGGWAGYEDIFADPNPIPFKGDEDVLYIRLHHVGRSIER; this is encoded by the coding sequence ATGCTCGAAAAAGTGTACACCTTTTTCAAAGGATTCGATCACGTGGAAGGAGCGGTGGTCCTCGTCGCTTGTTCGGGAGGGCCTGATAGTACCGCGCTCCTCCACTCCCTCTTCCTCCTCCGCCAACGATTGAACCTGACTCTCAAGGTGGTGTATCTCGATCACGGGATACGCCCTCGGTCGGAGCGGGATCAGGAGTATCGGTTCGTGATGTCTCTGGCGGAGACCCGCGACCTCCCCTCGCATATCAAGCGGCTCCCCGAGGGATGGATCCTCCATCGTGCGAAGGCTTCGAAGAAGAGTGTGGAAGAGGTGGCAAGGGAGGAGCGCTATGCCTTTTTCGAGGAACTCCTCTCGAAAGGCGAAGGAGACTACGTGGCCCTCGGTCACACGCGGGATGATCAGGTGGAGACCGTCGTCTTTCGCTTCCTTCGGGGATCGGATCCTCTCGCCTTGAGGGGGATGTCTCCCGTACGCGACCGCTATCTCCGTCCTCTTCTCTCCTGTTCGAGGAGTGAGGTTCTTTCCTTCCTGCAGGAGCAGGGGCTCTCTTATCTCGAGGATTCCTCAAACGAGAAGGATGCCTACGATCGCAATTTCTTGAGGATCCATGTCCTCCCGGTCCTCGAGAAGCGATTCCCCGGATGGACGAAGGCCGTCGTGGCGTTGAGCGAGAAGGCCGAGCTGTATCATCGTTATCTGGAGAGAAGAGATCCTGTCGGGGGATTCCCCATCGAGGAGACCCCTTCCGGACTCAGGGTTCCCTTCCACCTCGTGTCGAGGGCCGATCCCCTCGAGCGTTACCTCCTCTTCTACAGGTTGTACCAGGTGTTCATGAGTCGAGAGGGGACATCCGAGAGTGAGGAATTGCCTTTCTGGCACATACGTCCGTATGTATGGCATCCGGAATCCCTGTGGGACGGGATAGTGGTGGGGAGAGGGGTCATGATGCGGCGGGAGGGTGAGTATCTCGTGGTGCGGTCCCATGTTGTCCTTCATGGAGAAAATGGGTATTTTGTAGTGATAGAAAAAGAAGGTGAGTTTCGACTTACAGACGAGTTGAGGATGGAGGTCCGATGTGGTCGACACATTCCCTTCGAGAAGGGAAGGCCTGGAGCGAATGAGATGGTTCTGCCTGTGGGAACGTATGTGTGCCGATCCAGAAAGGCGGGAGATGCGGTGGCGAGGGGGTCTCTCAGAAGGAGTGTGCATAAGGTTTTCCAGATGTGGAACCTTCCTCCTCACTTGAGATGCAGTGTTCCCGTATTGGAAGCTCCAGGAAAGGGTATCGTAGCGATACTCGGGGGATGGGCGGGATATGAGGATATCTTTGCCGATCCGAACCCTATCCCTTTCAAAGGAGACGAGGATGTACTGTATATCCGATTACACCATGTTGGAAGGAGCATTGAGCGGTGA
- the ftsH gene encoding ATP-dependent zinc metalloprotease FtsH, with product MNHERDPKQPQFQFNPNSNRFALIFLFALITLFIISFFFSSQNTGLEIPYSTFLSYLEEGRVDSVTILDQFEIRGTLQSRDGERTLFTTKIPYYDDMLMRELREKGVRVSGDVKGVSPLRIVLELIPWIIGFLFIWFMFRQMQVGGNKAFSFGKSRARQYQDGKKVMFADVAGQEEAKNELQEVVEFLKNPHKFTRMGARIPKGVLLVGMPGTGKTLLARAVAGEAGVPFFHMSGSDFVEMFVGVGAARVRDLFDQGRKHAPCIIFIDELDAVGRVRGAGYGGGHDEREQTLNQLLVEMDGFESKEGVIVLAATNRPDVLDPALLRPGRFDRQVVVDMPDVKEREAILRIHARKVPLGEDVDFERVARGTAGTSGADLENLVNEAALLAARKNKGVVEMEDFEEARDKILMGVARKSRVLSREEKEKTAYHESGHALLHFLLEHVDPLHKVTIVPRGRALGMAVSLPEKDEYSKSKSWLMDRIKVAFGGYAAEKIVYNETTTGAKEDIRQATEIARRMVCEWGMSETLGPVALGQEEEPIFIGKEIARHKDYSEETARKIDEEIRNILTSALNEVMNLLGEHKEKLDVLARTLIERETLTEEDICELLNMRPRRVPGEA from the coding sequence GTGAATCACGAACGCGATCCTAAACAGCCACAGTTCCAGTTCAATCCCAATAGCAATCGTTTTGCTCTCATCTTTCTTTTTGCCCTCATTACCCTCTTTATCATCAGCTTTTTCTTTTCGAGCCAGAACACGGGCCTTGAGATCCCGTATTCCACCTTCCTCTCCTACTTGGAAGAGGGGCGGGTCGATTCGGTCACCATTCTCGACCAGTTCGAGATACGTGGTACACTCCAGAGCAGGGATGGTGAGAGGACCTTGTTCACCACCAAGATTCCCTACTATGACGATATGCTCATGCGCGAGTTGCGGGAGAAAGGGGTCCGAGTCTCTGGGGACGTGAAGGGGGTCTCTCCACTCCGTATCGTTCTCGAACTCATCCCATGGATCATCGGGTTTCTGTTCATATGGTTCATGTTCCGACAGATGCAGGTGGGAGGAAACAAGGCCTTTTCCTTCGGGAAGAGCAGGGCGCGCCAGTATCAGGACGGCAAGAAGGTGATGTTCGCCGACGTCGCCGGCCAGGAGGAGGCGAAGAACGAGCTCCAGGAAGTGGTGGAGTTCCTCAAGAATCCTCACAAGTTTACCCGTATGGGTGCCCGTATCCCCAAGGGAGTGCTGCTCGTGGGGATGCCCGGGACGGGGAAGACCCTGCTTGCCCGTGCGGTGGCCGGAGAAGCCGGAGTGCCGTTCTTCCATATGTCCGGTTCGGATTTCGTGGAGATGTTCGTGGGAGTGGGTGCCGCACGCGTGAGGGATCTCTTCGATCAAGGACGGAAGCATGCCCCTTGCATCATATTCATCGATGAGTTGGATGCCGTGGGAAGAGTGCGGGGGGCAGGATATGGGGGGGGACATGATGAACGGGAACAGACCCTCAACCAGCTTCTCGTCGAGATGGATGGATTCGAGAGCAAGGAAGGGGTGATCGTGCTCGCGGCGACCAACCGCCCCGATGTCCTCGATCCGGCCCTTCTCAGGCCGGGACGCTTCGACCGTCAGGTTGTGGTGGACATGCCCGATGTGAAGGAGCGGGAGGCGATATTGCGCATTCATGCCCGTAAGGTGCCGCTCGGAGAGGATGTGGACTTCGAGCGGGTCGCCCGCGGGACGGCGGGGACATCCGGGGCCGATCTCGAGAACCTGGTCAATGAGGCAGCCCTCCTCGCTGCTCGTAAGAACAAAGGTGTGGTGGAGATGGAAGACTTCGAGGAAGCGCGGGACAAGATCCTTATGGGAGTCGCCAGGAAGTCTCGAGTATTGAGCAGGGAAGAAAAGGAGAAGACGGCCTATCACGAGTCCGGTCACGCGCTCCTCCATTTCCTTCTCGAGCACGTGGATCCCCTCCACAAAGTGACCATCGTCCCGAGGGGGAGGGCGCTGGGAATGGCGGTCTCCCTTCCGGAAAAGGACGAGTACTCCAAGAGTAAGAGTTGGCTGATGGATCGCATAAAAGTCGCCTTCGGGGGTTATGCGGCCGAGAAGATCGTGTATAATGAGACGACCACGGGAGCGAAGGAGGATATCAGACAGGCCACCGAGATCGCCAGAAGGATGGTGTGCGAGTGGGGGATGAGTGAAACCCTTGGGCCCGTAGCCCTTGGACAGGAGGAGGAGCCCATCTTCATCGGCAAGGAGATCGCTCGGCATAAGGATTATTCGGAGGAGACTGCCCGCAAGATAGACGAGGAGATAAGGAACATCCTCACCTCTGCCTTGAACGAGGTGATGAATCTCCTGGGGGAACACAAGGAAAAACTCGACGTGCTCGCGAGAACCCTCATCGAGAGAGAGACCCTCACTGAAGAGGATATCTGCGAGCTCCTGAATATGAGGCCCCGGCGGGTTCCGGGAGAAGCTTGA